The following are encoded together in the Humulus lupulus chromosome 5, drHumLupu1.1, whole genome shotgun sequence genome:
- the LOC133779450 gene encoding uncharacterized protein LOC133779450: MTAPESSQNQQSLAVPNNMTIDLTPSIVNAGKNVTPTQEDFIEQIIARKLESMEAMIQRIPGVPTLIKKSLPISFADSPFVDAISLVEMPKKFVFPLMKMYDGTTDPNDHIASYKQRMFTAAIPHELRMACMCKGFGSSQVGPALQWYTNLLNNSIASFAQLTDVFVKQFASSRKLEKLSDDLYRIRQRRDESLRDYVARFNAKKVSITACNVDTAVTAFQKGLLVESDLYKELTKYPCKTMEDVHSKAWAQIKWEEDKSNRQSISNY, from the coding sequence ATGACTGCTCCTGAAAGCTCTCAAAACCAACAATCCCTTGCTGTACCAAATAATATGACTATTGATTTAACACCCTCTATTGTGAATGCAGGAAAGAATGTTACGCCTACTCAAGAAGATTTTATTGAACAAATAATTGCACGGAAACTAGAAAGCATGGAGGCCATGATCCAACGAATTCCAGGGGTGCCAACTCTCATTAAAAAGAGCCTACCTATCAGCTTTGCAGATTCACCCTTTGTAGATGCAATTTCCTTAGTGGAAATGCCAAAAAAATTTGTGTTCCCACTGATGAAAATGTATGATGGAACGACTGATCCCAATGACCACATAGCTAGCTACAAGCAGAGGATGTTTACTGCCGCTATACCTCACGAGTTACGTATGGCGTGTATGTGTAAGGGGTTTGGGTCCAGTCAGGTTGGCCCTGCCCTTCAATGGTATACAAACTTGCTTAATAATTCTATTGCTTCATTTGCTCAATTGACTGATGTTTTTGTAAAGCAGTTTGCTAGTAGCAGGAAACTGGAGAAGCTATCAGATGACCTCTACAGAATTAGGCAAAGAAGGGATGAATCTTTAAGAGATTATGTAGCAAGGTTCAATGCTAAGAAGGTGTCAATTACGGCCTGCAACGTGGACACAGCCGTCACAGCCTTCCAAAAAGGCCTTCTGGTAGAATCTGACCTTTATAAAGAGCTAACTAAATATCCTTGCAAGACAATGGAGGATGTTCATTCCAAAGCATGGGCTCAAATAAAATGGGAGGAGGACAAGTCTAACAGACAATCGATCTCTAACTATTGA